From a single Sulfolobus sp. E5-1-F genomic region:
- a CDS encoding DUF1411 domain-containing protein produces the protein MSQPGQQKSKDVKMVSKQVISSNIINEDKRKLQLLYIIRQIGKLTEKSIIMLLYELKQKGIDLGYQFNVIGNNVFSLMAKEDLTSLLYLGLIENDPISKKIGISSNGIEMLDKAQIEEDFKNKLAQALNEIKTKILAYDEEYNLKIKNEMKLRRR, from the coding sequence TTGTCACAACCAGGACAACAAAAGTCTAAAGACGTGAAGATGGTATCTAAACAAGTTATAAGTTCTAATATAATAAATGAAGATAAGAGAAAATTGCAGTTATTATATATAATAAGACAAATAGGAAAATTAACCGAAAAATCTATAATAATGTTATTATACGAATTGAAGCAGAAAGGTATTGATTTAGGATATCAATTCAACGTAATAGGAAACAATGTGTTTAGTTTAATGGCAAAAGAAGACTTAACTTCGCTCTTATATCTAGGGCTAATAGAAAATGATCCGATATCTAAGAAAATAGGTATCTCAAGCAATGGTATAGAGATGTTAGACAAAGCTCAAATAGAAGAGGACTTCAAAAATAAATTAGCTCAGGCTCTAAATGAAATAAAAACAAAAATACTCGCATATGACGAAGAGTATAACCTAAAGATAAAAAATGAGATGAAATTGAGAAGGAGATAA
- a CDS encoding orotidine 5'-phosphate decarboxylase / HUMPS family protein: MREVLLEKLHSEKFLQIALDFIDINDAIRVVNEVKDLENEIIEIGTPLLKSFGIEGIRKIKSIVPDKIIVADTKTADAGDVEVEIAKLGGANIMTVLGIMDDSTIHSAVKKARELDILVQADLINVKNIYERAKELKQLGVDIIGFHVGLDVQKSRGISVADLKNEIRKVSELDLIISIAGGLNKDRILELIDLPVSIYVVGGAITRSKEPKNVSKEIVNILKGR; the protein is encoded by the coding sequence ATGAGAGAGGTACTACTTGAAAAACTTCATTCTGAAAAATTTTTACAAATAGCTCTAGATTTTATAGATATCAATGATGCAATAAGAGTAGTTAATGAAGTTAAAGATCTAGAAAACGAAATCATTGAAATAGGAACACCACTACTAAAATCATTCGGGATAGAAGGAATAAGAAAAATAAAATCAATAGTACCAGATAAAATAATTGTAGCTGATACTAAAACTGCAGATGCAGGAGATGTTGAAGTTGAAATTGCTAAATTAGGTGGAGCTAACATAATGACAGTTTTAGGAATAATGGATGATTCCACTATTCATTCAGCAGTAAAAAAGGCTAGAGAATTAGATATATTAGTCCAAGCTGATTTGATCAACGTTAAAAATATATATGAAAGAGCAAAAGAGCTAAAACAATTGGGAGTAGATATTATAGGTTTCCATGTAGGTTTGGATGTACAAAAAAGTAGAGGCATTAGTGTAGCAGATTTAAAGAATGAGATTAGAAAGGTATCTGAACTAGACTTAATAATATCAATAGCTGGAGGATTAAATAAAGATAGAATTTTAGAACTCATAGATCTACCAGTAAGCATATATGTAGTAGGAGGAGCGATAACTCGAAGTAAGGAACCTAAGAACGTCTCTAAAGAGATAGTTAACATATTAAAGGGGAGATAA
- a CDS encoding ArsR/SmtB family transcription factor, producing MDLVIDDPEKIYEISKALSTMTRINILQLVSTMPMSITELTEKLNMSKGNISSHISELENLGLVEVEYQNGIKGIKKIIKAKYDKIIIVLKTSSSPNET from the coding sequence ATGGATCTAGTAATTGATGATCCAGAGAAAATCTACGAAATTTCGAAAGCGTTATCTACAATGACTAGAATAAATATACTGCAACTAGTTTCAACAATGCCAATGAGTATAACAGAGCTAACTGAAAAACTTAATATGAGTAAGGGAAACATAAGCTCACATATTTCTGAACTTGAAAATTTAGGTCTGGTTGAAGTTGAATATCAGAATGGAATAAAAGGAATAAAAAAGATTATAAAAGCAAAATATGATAAAATCATAATAGTTTTAAAGACTAGCAGCAGCCCTAATGAAACCTAA
- a CDS encoding serine/threonine-protein kinase RIO2 — MRLSLAEKASLVGPFDYILLKAIYSLRDKNEFVNFNSLKRRLDIKDDEELKISLMKLSELRLIFKNPTDLSFRLTFSGLDILGIKLLYVNKILNRLAEIIGIGKESVVYYGYDFNDNKIVVKFHRVGTDSYRKVKFRKSPEKKSWLSITVENAKREYEALTCLNNEGGYVPKPLGVEYNAVAMEYIDGIELYKIPVTNPDLNLDEILEKILETIRIGYTICNITHGDLSPYNVLIDKDGNPYIIDWTQATKSEERLEKDLSNLTIFFRKHGINVDIHDIFDYVRGVS; from the coding sequence ATGAGACTTTCACTGGCTGAGAAAGCATCACTCGTGGGGCCTTTTGATTATATATTACTAAAGGCAATATATAGCCTTAGAGATAAAAACGAATTCGTTAATTTTAATTCCTTAAAGAGAAGATTAGATATTAAGGATGATGAGGAACTTAAAATATCTTTAATGAAATTATCTGAGCTTAGACTTATTTTTAAAAATCCAACAGATTTATCTTTTAGGTTAACATTTTCTGGCCTAGATATTTTAGGAATAAAATTGCTGTATGTAAATAAAATCTTAAATAGACTAGCGGAGATAATAGGGATAGGAAAAGAAAGCGTAGTGTATTATGGGTACGATTTCAATGATAACAAAATAGTAGTTAAGTTTCATCGAGTTGGCACGGATAGTTATAGGAAAGTTAAATTTAGAAAAAGCCCAGAAAAGAAAAGTTGGCTTTCGATTACTGTGGAGAATGCTAAAAGAGAGTATGAGGCTCTTACATGTTTAAATAACGAAGGGGGCTATGTCCCTAAGCCATTAGGAGTAGAGTATAACGCAGTAGCAATGGAATATATAGATGGGATAGAGCTTTACAAAATACCAGTTACCAATCCAGATCTAAACTTAGATGAAATCCTTGAAAAGATTTTGGAAACCATAAGAATAGGCTATACTATTTGCAACATAACACATGGAGATCTAAGCCCATATAATGTACTTATAGACAAAGATGGAAATCCATATATTATTGATTGGACACAGGCAACGAAATCAGAGGAAAGATTAGAAAAAGATTTATCAAATCTTACAATATTTTTTAGAAAACATGGGATAAATGTAGATATTCATGATATTTTTGATTATGTAAGAGGGGTATCATGA
- a CDS encoding Mut7-C RNAse domain-containing protein has protein sequence MRLMLTQKFVVDSMLGKIARWLRIMGYDTLYSNDFEDWKILRIAETQKRIIITRDRGIYNRSIKRGLVCILLSADSNIIRDLAFIAFRSKIDLSVNINATRCPQCNSVLSKLSEGKWMCPKCKKEYWKGRHWKTIEEVIIKANSELLKLEGKNDSRGSSTDTGIKQRDRTVTNRNS, from the coding sequence ATGAGGCTCATGCTAACGCAAAAATTCGTTGTAGATAGTATGCTTGGTAAAATTGCAAGATGGCTAAGGATCATGGGTTATGATACGCTATATAGTAATGATTTCGAAGATTGGAAGATTCTGAGGATTGCTGAGACACAAAAAAGAATCATTATAACTAGAGATAGAGGTATTTATAACCGCTCTATCAAAAGGGGATTAGTTTGCATCCTACTTTCTGCAGATTCTAATATAATACGAGATTTGGCCTTTATTGCATTTAGATCTAAAATTGATTTATCTGTAAATATAAACGCTACTAGATGTCCTCAGTGTAATTCAGTTTTGAGTAAATTGTCAGAAGGTAAGTGGATGTGTCCTAAATGTAAGAAGGAGTATTGGAAAGGCAGACATTGGAAGACGATTGAAGAGGTAATAATTAAAGCTAATTCTGAACTACTAAAATTAGAAGGCAAAAATGATTCAAGGGGATCTAGTACAGATACAGGAATTAAACAAAGAGATAGGACAGTTACTAATAGAAATAGCTAA
- a CDS encoding DUF460 domain-containing protein, translating into MKIMGIDIEAMESPSSKSQPLYSVIIIDENEKIIYKAENVSLSRVIRLCWEYNIDILATDNIYELGENDKDIINIVKLLPQNTNIVQVTYHNGEFKQIRELAKEIGYEVQGKLSPQKTAYLDALLALKGYGTSIKIEEKRTKIVVSRGRALGPGGMSQNRYKRYIRGTLLRVAKEIKEKLDMKGFDYDMIVRRSRAGIEGAVFIVYTPRERLYGIVRKMRGHDVVVDIKPIYKNKIEFKDKKSERRLIVGIDPGTEVGLSIIDIYGRPILLTSRRNIDRDEIVSLISKEGKAIIVATDVNPLPDTVKKIASKFNAKIFIPEKSLSVDEKQRLIDEYSKLHKLKIDNPHVRDSLAAALKAYNEIESKLRQIESFISRLDIDIIDENRIYDCVIFGTTVSECVEKEIEKIIEKDNKNGIKEKQKEKDTAKDINKLTKLEEENKELKSELLRYKRIIYNLINERDTLIRKIDEIKLQTNKEIERDRKIYELNLNLQNVYKVINELENKLRYNEKQIEKLKNVIHKLLNGKVIVIKRDTNINGIVFDGSNIYIGEEKVNCEIAEYVDKEIIILDKLVLKDLEVLRKELQIERSKNIDIKRIVDEYRNKRLKEGNFSF; encoded by the coding sequence ATGAAAATTATGGGAATTGATATAGAGGCGATGGAAAGTCCTTCCTCTAAGTCACAGCCACTATACTCAGTTATTATCATTGATGAAAACGAGAAAATAATCTATAAAGCAGAGAACGTAAGTTTAAGTAGAGTTATTAGATTATGTTGGGAATACAATATTGATATATTAGCGACTGACAATATTTACGAATTGGGGGAAAATGATAAAGACATCATTAATATCGTAAAATTATTACCACAAAATACTAATATCGTTCAAGTCACATACCATAATGGAGAATTTAAACAAATAAGAGAATTAGCTAAGGAAATAGGGTACGAAGTACAAGGAAAATTATCCCCGCAAAAAACTGCATATTTAGATGCGTTATTGGCTTTAAAAGGATATGGAACTAGTATAAAAATTGAAGAGAAACGTACTAAAATAGTTGTATCAAGGGGAAGAGCATTAGGCCCCGGAGGAATGAGCCAGAATAGATATAAAAGGTATATAAGGGGAACCCTTCTGCGAGTAGCTAAGGAGATAAAGGAAAAACTTGATATGAAAGGATTTGATTACGACATGATAGTGAGAAGGTCTAGAGCTGGAATTGAGGGAGCAGTATTTATAGTTTATACTCCTAGAGAGAGACTGTACGGAATTGTAAGAAAAATGAGAGGACACGATGTAGTAGTGGATATTAAGCCAATATATAAAAATAAGATCGAATTTAAAGACAAAAAAAGTGAAAGAAGATTAATTGTTGGAATAGATCCTGGTACAGAAGTTGGACTATCAATAATTGATATCTATGGTAGACCAATTTTATTAACATCAAGAAGAAACATTGACAGAGATGAAATTGTATCCTTAATCTCTAAAGAGGGAAAAGCAATAATAGTAGCTACTGATGTCAATCCATTACCTGACACTGTAAAAAAGATCGCTAGCAAATTTAACGCTAAGATATTTATCCCGGAAAAAAGTCTAAGTGTAGATGAAAAGCAAAGACTTATTGACGAGTACTCCAAGTTACATAAGTTAAAAATAGATAATCCTCATGTTAGAGACTCATTAGCTGCTGCTTTAAAGGCATATAATGAAATAGAGAGCAAATTAAGACAAATTGAGAGTTTCATCAGTAGATTAGATATTGATATAATAGATGAAAATCGTATTTATGATTGCGTAATATTCGGTACTACAGTATCTGAATGCGTGGAGAAAGAAATTGAAAAAATTATCGAAAAAGATAATAAAAATGGAATTAAGGAGAAACAAAAAGAAAAAGATACCGCTAAAGATATAAATAAACTAACTAAATTAGAAGAAGAAAATAAGGAGTTAAAATCGGAATTATTACGTTACAAAAGGATAATTTATAATCTCATTAATGAAAGGGATACTTTAATAAGAAAAATTGATGAGATTAAACTGCAGACTAATAAAGAAATAGAAAGAGACAGAAAAATTTACGAGCTAAATCTAAACTTACAGAATGTGTACAAGGTGATAAATGAACTTGAGAATAAATTACGTTATAATGAGAAACAGATTGAAAAACTAAAGAATGTAATACATAAACTATTAAATGGAAAAGTAATAGTAATTAAGAGAGATACTAACATTAATGGTATAGTATTTGATGGAAGTAATATTTACATTGGAGAGGAAAAAGTCAACTGTGAGATAGCAGAATATGTAGATAAGGAGATTATAATACTAGATAAACTAGTCTTGAAAGATCTGGAAGTATTACGGAAAGAACTACAAATAGAAAGGTCTAAGAATATTGATATAAAAAGAATAGTTGATGAATACAGAAATAAAAGATTAAAAGAGGGTAACTTTTCCTTCTAA
- a CDS encoding DUF2153 domain-containing protein — protein sequence MESSFIGNLDEWIKLQKNLLSTLKDMEKKEKTEDMDRLDLILASRTAFQHMMRTLKAFDQWLQDPMVIKHMPREMLEDVKNTSWELLQRLLELDIRHTSQFREMISKMSKEGKLDPLIWTRPVTEEHPERERRGPLSTI from the coding sequence ATGGAGAGTTCATTTATAGGAAATTTAGATGAGTGGATAAAATTGCAGAAGAATTTACTGAGTACTTTAAAAGATATGGAGAAAAAGGAGAAAACTGAGGATATGGATAGATTAGACTTAATATTAGCGTCCAGAACAGCATTTCAGCATATGATGAGAACATTAAAAGCCTTTGATCAATGGTTGCAAGATCCAATGGTTATAAAGCATATGCCTAGAGAAATGTTGGAGGATGTAAAGAATACCAGTTGGGAATTGCTTCAGAGGTTATTAGAGTTAGATATTAGACATACGAGCCAATTTAGAGAAATGATCTCAAAGATGAGCAAAGAAGGTAAATTGGATCCATTAATCTGGACCAGACCAGTAACAGAGGAACATCCAGAAAGAGAAAGAAGAGGTCCACTATCTACGATTTAA
- a CDS encoding U6 snRNA-associated Sm-like protein LSm6 has product MQAKVENPLKSLRTAINRVVLVKLKDGSEYIGKLEQTDGTMNLVLRDCTEIREGTSEPVAKYGRVLIRGSNILFISVDYETVMNSEK; this is encoded by the coding sequence GTGCAAGCAAAAGTAGAAAATCCGTTGAAGAGTCTAAGAACTGCAATAAATAGGGTAGTGCTGGTAAAACTCAAGGATGGCTCAGAGTACATTGGAAAACTAGAGCAAACTGACGGTACTATGAATTTAGTATTAAGAGATTGCACTGAAATTAGAGAAGGTACTTCTGAACCAGTAGCAAAATATGGTAGGGTACTTATAAGAGGTAGTAATATACTATTCATTAGCGTTGACTATGAGACAGTTATGAATAGTGAGAAATAA
- a CDS encoding CTP synthase, whose protein sequence is MSNKYIIVTGGVLSSVGKGTLVASIGMLLKRRGYKVTAIKIDPYINVDAGTMNPYMHGEVFVTEDGAETDLDLGHYERFMDINMTKYNNITAGKVYFEVIKKEREGKYLGQTVQIIPHVTDQIKDMIRYASKINNAEITLVEIGGTVGDIESLPFLEAVRQLKLEEGEDNVVFVHIALVEYLSVTGELKTKPLQHSVQELRRIGIQPDFIVGRATLALDEETRRKIALFTNVKVDHIVSSYDVETSYEVPIILENQKLVSKILSRLKLEDRQIDLTDWINFVNNIKGINSKKIINIALVGKYTKLKDSYISIKEAIYHASAHLGVRPNLIWIESTDLEKDSINLDEVLGKANGIIVLPGFGSRGAEGKIKAIKYAREHNIPFLGICFGFQLSVVEFARDVLGLSDANSTEINPNTRDPVITLLDDQKNVTQLGGTMRLGAQKIIIKEGTIAYQLYDKKVVYERHRHRYEVNPKYVDLLESAGLVVSGISENGLVEIIELPSNKFFIATQAHPEFKSRPTAPSPIYLGFIRAAASL, encoded by the coding sequence GTGTCTAATAAGTATATAATCGTCACAGGTGGGGTTTTATCAAGTGTTGGTAAAGGTACGTTAGTTGCCTCTATTGGTATGCTACTTAAAAGAAGAGGATACAAAGTAACTGCAATAAAAATAGATCCGTATATTAATGTTGACGCGGGCACAATGAATCCTTATATGCATGGTGAAGTATTTGTAACTGAAGATGGTGCAGAGACGGATTTAGATTTAGGTCATTATGAGAGATTTATGGATATTAATATGACAAAATATAATAACATTACAGCAGGTAAGGTGTATTTTGAGGTTATAAAGAAAGAAAGAGAAGGTAAATATTTAGGTCAAACCGTGCAGATTATCCCTCACGTTACAGATCAGATAAAGGATATGATAAGATATGCAAGTAAGATAAATAACGCAGAGATTACCTTAGTGGAAATAGGTGGCACCGTAGGGGATATAGAAAGTTTACCATTTTTAGAAGCAGTTAGGCAGCTTAAACTAGAAGAAGGAGAAGATAATGTTGTTTTTGTGCATATAGCTTTAGTAGAATATTTATCTGTAACTGGAGAACTGAAAACTAAACCATTGCAGCATAGTGTACAAGAATTAAGAAGAATTGGAATACAACCAGATTTTATTGTTGGTAGAGCAACATTAGCCTTAGATGAGGAAACTAGGCGTAAAATTGCTCTGTTTACTAACGTTAAGGTAGATCATATAGTCTCTAGTTATGATGTAGAAACATCTTACGAAGTACCCATTATACTAGAAAACCAGAAATTAGTTTCTAAGATACTTAGTAGGCTTAAATTAGAGGATAGACAAATAGATTTAACAGATTGGATAAACTTCGTCAATAATATAAAAGGAATCAATAGTAAAAAAATCATTAATATTGCGCTAGTTGGGAAGTATACAAAGCTAAAAGATAGTTATATCAGTATAAAAGAAGCAATTTATCACGCTTCAGCACATTTAGGAGTAAGGCCTAACCTTATATGGATAGAGTCAACTGATTTAGAAAAAGATTCCATAAATTTAGACGAGGTATTAGGGAAGGCTAATGGAATTATAGTTTTACCCGGGTTTGGAAGCAGAGGAGCTGAAGGCAAAATTAAAGCTATAAAGTATGCTAGAGAACATAATATACCATTCTTGGGTATATGCTTTGGTTTTCAACTATCTGTAGTAGAATTTGCTAGAGATGTTCTAGGTCTTAGCGATGCTAATTCAACTGAAATTAATCCAAATACTAGGGATCCGGTTATTACTTTACTAGATGATCAAAAAAATGTAACTCAGCTAGGAGGTACCATGAGACTAGGAGCCCAGAAGATTATAATAAAAGAAGGGACAATTGCATATCAACTATATGATAAAAAGGTTGTATATGAAAGGCATAGACATAGATATGAGGTAAATCCTAAATACGTTGATTTACTAGAAAGTGCAGGATTAGTTGTTTCTGGTATTAGTGAAAATGGTTTAGTCGAAATTATAGAGTTACCTTCTAATAAATTCTTTATAGCAACTCAAGCTCATCCAGAATTTAAGAGTAGGCCAACAGCACCATCTCCTATATATTTAGGTTTCATTAGGGCTGCTGCTAGTCTTTAA
- a CDS encoding Rqc2 family fibronectin-binding protein yields the protein MSSQNIKLQRKNSMTYFDLIAWITENKKAIEGCIIDNVFLVQNSENMYILKLHCFGRDQELIIEPGKRINITKYNYPKISSTKITTLRELIRGDIIANIHILNNERILILELKRDEKKIIVELLPRGVLVIVDKNNKILFASEYKEFKDRLIRIGETYKPPPASRPNEEELEKLIKKGSIAKALGIPQEVINYLSLQSVTSDINLIREKIKNLELSLINGEIKPCLIEDTTVVPFHLDGCKEYQRFNDAIDDYFYTISQKELSEKSSKVISEEKQKIINTIKQIEDSIKDYENKEKSYRQLGNIILSKSYEIDQILLDNRSKSKKIKLNLDGVEIELDTSLSATKNAIRFFEEAKEYKRKIERAIESLEELKEKLQKIEKQEIEKQNEIKLVLRKKEWYEKYRWSISRNGYLIIAGKDASQNESIVKKYLRDKDIFLHADIAGAPATIIITQDNKTVLEEDIYDAAVIAASYSKAWKLGLASIDVFWVLGNQVSKSPPSGEYLNKGSFMIYGKKNFVKNVKLQLAIGLIQSENSVSVIVGSEETVSVKTKYYVIIAPGDDDKERIAQKITKVFSRALPDIKGLNVLKSDIEDKIPGKSKIVKTSITYNS from the coding sequence ATGAGCTCTCAGAATATAAAATTACAGAGAAAAAACAGTATGACATACTTTGATTTAATAGCATGGATTACAGAAAATAAAAAAGCAATAGAAGGATGTATAATAGATAATGTTTTCTTAGTACAAAATAGTGAAAATATGTATATTCTGAAATTACACTGTTTTGGAAGAGACCAAGAATTAATAATAGAGCCGGGTAAAAGAATAAACATAACCAAATATAATTATCCAAAAATTTCTTCAACAAAAATAACTACACTGAGAGAGCTAATTAGGGGAGATATAATTGCAAATATACACATATTAAACAATGAAAGGATATTAATTCTAGAACTTAAAAGAGACGAGAAAAAGATAATAGTAGAATTACTACCTAGAGGAGTTTTGGTAATAGTAGATAAAAATAATAAAATATTATTTGCAAGCGAATATAAAGAATTCAAAGATAGACTCATAAGAATAGGGGAAACATATAAACCTCCTCCCGCAAGCAGACCTAATGAAGAAGAATTAGAAAAATTAATTAAGAAGGGGAGCATAGCAAAAGCCTTAGGAATTCCACAAGAAGTAATAAACTATCTTAGCTTACAAAGCGTTACATCAGATATTAACTTGATAAGAGAAAAAATAAAGAACTTAGAGCTTTCACTAATAAATGGAGAAATAAAACCATGCCTTATAGAAGATACAACTGTAGTTCCTTTTCATCTTGACGGGTGCAAAGAATACCAAAGATTTAATGATGCAATAGATGACTATTTCTATACTATTTCTCAAAAAGAGTTATCTGAAAAATCCTCTAAAGTTATCTCAGAGGAGAAACAGAAGATCATAAATACAATTAAACAAATAGAGGATAGTATAAAAGACTATGAGAATAAAGAAAAAAGTTATAGACAATTGGGCAATATTATACTTTCCAAGTCATACGAAATAGATCAAATATTATTAGACAATAGATCAAAAAGTAAAAAAATAAAGCTTAATCTAGATGGAGTTGAAATTGAATTAGATACATCACTTTCAGCTACTAAAAACGCAATAAGATTTTTTGAAGAAGCTAAGGAATATAAAAGAAAAATTGAAAGAGCTATTGAAAGTTTAGAAGAATTAAAAGAAAAATTGCAGAAAATAGAAAAACAAGAAATAGAAAAACAAAACGAGATAAAACTTGTGCTAAGGAAAAAAGAATGGTATGAAAAATATAGATGGAGTATCTCAAGAAATGGATATTTAATAATTGCAGGAAAAGATGCAAGTCAAAATGAAAGTATAGTAAAAAAATACCTAAGGGATAAGGATATATTTCTCCATGCCGATATCGCTGGTGCTCCAGCGACAATTATCATAACACAAGATAATAAGACAGTACTTGAAGAAGATATCTATGACGCGGCAGTTATCGCAGCAAGTTATTCAAAAGCCTGGAAATTAGGTTTAGCATCTATTGATGTATTTTGGGTTTTAGGTAATCAAGTCTCTAAATCACCTCCTAGCGGAGAATATCTTAATAAAGGTTCATTCATGATATATGGAAAAAAGAATTTCGTAAAAAACGTTAAACTACAATTAGCAATTGGCCTCATACAAAGCGAAAACAGTGTATCAGTGATCGTGGGAAGTGAAGAAACTGTTTCAGTTAAGACTAAATACTATGTTATTATAGCTCCCGGTGATGACGATAAGGAGAGAATAGCTCAAAAGATTACAAAAGTGTTTAGTAGGGCTTTACCAGACATAAAAGGGCTAAATGTATTAAAATCAGATATTGAAGATAAAATTCCAGGTAAGAGTAAGATAGTTAAGACAAGTATAACATATAATAGTTAA
- a CDS encoding methionine adenosyltransferase: MRNINVQLNPLSDIEKLQVELVERKGLGHPDYIADAVAEEASRKLSLYYLKKYGVILHHNLDKTLVVGGQATPRFKGGDIVQPIYIIVAGRATTEVKTESGVEQIPVGTIIIESVKEWIRNNFRYLDAERHLIVDYKIGKGSTDLVGIFEAGKRVPLSNDTSFGVGFAPFTKLEKLVYETERYLNSKQLKAKLPEVGEDIKVMGLRRANEVDLTIAMATISELIEDVNHYINVKEQVKNEILDLASKIAPDYNVRIYVNTGDKIDKNILYLTVTGTSAEHGDDGMTGRGNRGVGLITPMRPMSLEATAGKNPVNHVGKLYNVLANLIANKIAQEVKDVKFSQVQVLGQIGRPIDDPLIANVDVITYDGKLSNETKNEISGIVDEMLSSFNKLTELILEGKVTLF; encoded by the coding sequence ATGAGAAACATAAATGTACAGTTGAATCCCCTTTCAGATATAGAGAAACTTCAAGTAGAACTAGTTGAGAGAAAAGGATTAGGACATCCAGATTATATTGCAGACGCAGTAGCTGAAGAAGCTAGTAGAAAGCTTTCATTATATTATCTCAAAAAATATGGTGTAATTTTACATCATAATTTAGATAAAACACTAGTAGTTGGAGGACAGGCTACTCCTCGTTTTAAAGGTGGGGATATAGTTCAACCAATATATATTATAGTCGCAGGCAGAGCTACAACAGAGGTAAAAACGGAAAGTGGAGTAGAGCAAATACCTGTGGGTACTATCATTATAGAGAGCGTAAAAGAGTGGATAAGAAATAACTTTAGATATCTCGACGCAGAAAGGCATCTTATAGTTGACTATAAGATAGGTAAAGGGTCAACTGATTTAGTAGGTATATTTGAAGCTGGCAAGAGAGTTCCACTATCTAATGATACTAGTTTTGGGGTAGGTTTTGCTCCATTTACTAAGTTAGAAAAACTAGTCTATGAAACAGAGAGATATTTGAACTCAAAACAGTTGAAAGCTAAATTACCTGAAGTAGGAGAGGACATAAAAGTGATGGGATTAAGGAGAGCGAATGAAGTTGACCTCACGATAGCAATGGCAACAATTAGCGAACTAATTGAAGATGTTAATCATTATATTAATGTAAAAGAACAAGTAAAGAATGAGATACTAGATCTAGCATCAAAAATAGCACCAGATTATAATGTAAGAATTTATGTTAACACAGGAGATAAGATAGATAAGAATATACTTTATTTGACTGTAACTGGTACTTCTGCTGAGCATGGTGACGATGGAATGACTGGAAGAGGAAATAGAGGTGTTGGACTAATAACACCAATGAGGCCCATGTCATTAGAAGCTACTGCTGGAAAGAATCCCGTTAATCATGTTGGTAAATTGTATAACGTTTTAGCTAATCTTATAGCTAATAAAATAGCTCAAGAAGTAAAGGACGTGAAATTCTCACAAGTTCAAGTTCTTGGACAAATAGGAAGACCAATAGATGATCCTTTAATAGCTAATGTTGATGTAATTACTTATGATGGAAAACTCAGTAATGAGACTAAAAATGAAATTAGTGGAATCGTAGATGAAATGCTAAGTTCATTTAATAAGTTAACTGAGCTAATATTAGAAGGAAAAGTTACCCTCTTTTAA